From Camelina sativa cultivar DH55 chromosome 20, Cs, whole genome shotgun sequence, the proteins below share one genomic window:
- the LOC104772485 gene encoding uncharacterized protein LOC104772485 translates to MIHVLEENMYPLWSDSNEHTDPHLEELIKDLIHNRLSLDVWICGKTVGISSKKKKRTAEADKVNDNRGCNPKKKRWTDSDPKCEQGENVTNMEDGKDDKSISLDIWRAIEKMNETISDLGKTLNSRIDALESKFETFVEKKMTVFKEEMGERIKALEKERKEPKDADVRNDATSHTINDDEGTSKAPSWIVEMKQTSQDEFPVQRVVKKVYTIKNKKKEEDEISENLPLFEKKESLKVEKKETSKKKKITGLASDDVEDITTQVQKAKLRIASSSEDTWYNEEDQLVHEKLEVTLNCLGEALTKLDGPGPSKTSRRMPQLAESQKYPYLGNSTIKRIITEGDNVLGDHLKPAGDEKNQRLLDFLSLDKEEPLSTSNAAVRFYWKIMTPRKHWPSYDYGWLTEHHMGCAMAMFRRRYMREPCPYPKERIAFFDMGPKNFVFRDSYVKHVFGEYPEESATNKKWWIDVDNLYAYLFVNENHWVALDIDLRGKKIHIYDSIPTMVSDDQMAIDCLPLRRMIPAMLSDMIPATHKLFIFQIDNMQRCSTCYLYLVCIDILDSK, encoded by the exons ATGATTCATGTTTTAGAGGAAAACATGTATCCTCTATGGTCTGACTCAAATGAGCATACGGATCCACACTTAGAAGAGCTAATTAAAGATCTCATTCATAACCGTTTGTCTCTAGATGTTTGGATTTGTGGCAAGACAGTTGGTATAagttcaaaaaagaagaaaagaactgCTGAAGCTGATAAGGTGAATGACAACAGAGGGTGCAAtcctaagaaaaaaagatggacAGATAGTGATCCTAAATGTGAACAAGGAGAAAATGTAACCAACATGGAG GATGGTAAGGATGACAAGTCAATTTCTTTGGATATTTGGAGGGCGATTGAGAAAATGAATGAGACTATTTCTGACTTGGGCAAAACACTCAACAGTCGAATAGATGCTTTGGAGAGTAAATTTGAAACtttcgttgaaaaaaaaatgacggtGTTCAAAGAGGAGATGGGTGAGAGGATTAAAGcattggagaaagaaagaaaagagccaAAAGACGCTGATGTACGGAATGATGCCACTTCGCACACAATTAACGATGATGAGGGAACAAGTAAAGCACCT TCATGGATTGTTGAGATGAAGCAGACATCACAAGATGAATTTCCAGTTCAAAGGGTGGTGAAGAAGGTTTACACTATcaagaataagaagaaagaagaagatgagatatcAGAGAATCTTCCTCTCTTTGAAAAGAAGGAATCTTTGAAGGTTGAGAAGAAGGAAActtccaagaaaaagaagataactgGTCTTGCTTCTGACGATGTTGAGGATATTACTACCCAAGTTCAGAAAGCTAAATTGAGAATAGCTTCCAGTTCTGAAGATACATGGTACAACGAGGAGGATCAGTTGGTACATGAAAAACTTGAGGTGACACTAAACTGCCTTGGAGAGGCTTTGACGAAGTTGGATGGACCTGGACCTTCGAAGACTTCTAGACGCATGCCCCAGTTGGCAGAATCGCAGAAGTATCCTTACCTTGGTAACTCGACAATCAAGCGGATCATTACAGAGGGTGATAATGTGTTAGGCGATCATCTTAAGCCAGCAGGTGATGAGAAAAATCAGAGACTTCTGGATTTTCTCAGCCTTGATAA GGAAGAGCCACTTAGCACCAGCAACGCAGCTGTGAGATTCTATTGGAAAATTATGACTCCAAGGAAACATTGGCCAAGCTATGACTATGGATGGTTGACAGAACAT CACATGGGTTGTGCAATGGCTATGTTCCGGCGAAGATATATGCGTGAGCCTTGTCCGTATCCTAAAGAGCGCATAGCTTTC TTTGATATGGGGCCTAAGAATTTTGTGTTTCGGGATTCCTATGTGAAACACGTTTTTGGTGAATATCCTGAGGAGTCAGCTACGAACAAGAAGTGGTGGATTGATGTGGATAACTTATACGCTTATCTTTTTGTCAATGAGAACCATTGGGTGGCTTTGGATATTGACTTGCGGGGTAAGAAGATTCACATCTATGATAGCATACCAACTATGGTGAGTGACGATCAAATGGCCATTGACTGTTTGCCTTTAAGGCGAATGATTCCAGCGATGTTAAGTGACATGATTCCTGCGACACACAAactttttatctttcaaattgACAACATGCAGAGATGTTCCACTTGTTACTTGTACTTGGTGTGCATCGATATCTTGGACAGTAAGTAA
- the LOC104770672 gene encoding uncharacterized protein LOC104770672: MKQVILVCGNWIFDNNKWLFVVDNERGPRILQCNDQSRFDDCIEMVYEDYMLDNKVFDVVLSYKISNRLLQDLPGDTPPVIIDNSRQLHTFLGQLERDTGRLCVEVKKKIQTDLNHKGKKRGRDENDQVGEEYLDMASDTNEEEMDEDDSRFDYCDDSDGTDSDDENFTLYGIPPEEEDHKLPMKKRSSSFYIEENKEPVDVSKVNLSSVNLAVGQMYDTKEHLKTRLKILTLVKRSDFYVYKSRPTLLIVKCWVKGCKWRVTAATLRHFPKFEVRVFISAHTCSVTERSMRARQADHHILGELYKDFVGGVGLKVLPMHVAEALNKRFHIKMDY, from the exons ATGAAGCAGGTGATTCTCGTTTGTGGTAATTGGatctttgacaacaacaaatggttgtttgttgttgataatgaaAGGGGTCCACGAATTCTACAATGTAACGATCAAAGCAGATTTGATGATTGCATTGAAATGGTATATGAGGATTACATGCTGGATAACAAGGTATTTGATGTTGTCTTGAGTTACAAGATCTCGAATAGGTTATTGCAGGATTTACCCGGTGATACACCAccagttattattgataattctCGTCAGTTGCACACTTTTCTGGGACAATTGGAAAGGGATACAGGTCGACTTTGtgttgaagtgaagaagaaaatacagaCTGATTTGAATCACAAAGGTAAGAAACGAGGAAGAGATGAAAATGATCAGGTTGGAGAAGAGTATCTTGATATGGCCAGCGacacaaatgaagaagagatggatgaagatgatagtag atttgattattgtgatgattctgACGGAAcagattctgatgatgagaaTTTTACCCTGTATGGAattccaccagaagaagaagatcataaaTTGCCaatgaagaaaaggagttcatctttttatattgaagaaaataaagaaccagTTGATGTCTCAAAGGTAAACTTGTCTTCTGTGAATTTGGCTGTTGGGCAAATGTATGATACAAAGGAGCACCTAAAAACACGGTTGAAGATACTAACCTTGGTTAAAAGGTCtgatttttatgtttacaaATCGAGACCAACATTATTGATTGTCAAgtgttgggttaaaggatgCAAGTGGAGGGTAACAGCTGCAACATTAAGACACTTTCCAAAGTTTGAGGTGCGTGTGTTTATTTCAGCGCATACATGTTCAGTAACAGAGCGATCTATGCGTGCCCGACAAGCAGATCATCATATTCTAGGAGAGTTGTACAAAGATTTTGTTGGTGGAGTTGGTCTCAAGGTACTGCCAATGCATGTTGCTGAAGCGTTGAATAAACGTTTTCATATCAAg ATGGATTATTAG
- the LOC104770671 gene encoding serine/threonine-protein kinase-like protein At5g23170 has protein sequence MLSASNSQMKEFDYKELITATDQFSPSQLIGKGSHGYVYKALLDHHKIVAIKTPSSLPLSPPSSSSSSSSSSSSSSSSKSEQTKKLENEINVMSSLPSNQHVLSFLGHAEKKLMVVEYMPNGSLHHLLHVSASPLPTWLKRIEVALQIARAVHFLHGKGVIHRDIKSENILFGSSWEAKLADFGLAVDLEEGDKMRPAPAGTIGYLDPCYTSPENLSTKTDVYSYGVVLLEIFSCRKAIDVSRSPSSIVDWAVPLIDGGRIVEICGRGEGGGSDVFRGMNVRLLRIAARCVSGDVESRPCLGEITAEIVACMAEPLKSLPLWMSVLRRVVRLKRRKKRLRETLTWPGQTCRVW, from the coding sequence ATGCTCTCAGCTTCAAACTCACAGATGAAGGAGTTCGATTACAAAGAGCTCATCACTGCCACAGATCAATTCTCTCCTTCTCAACTCATCGGTAAAGGAAGCCATGGCTATGTTTACAAAGCCCTTCTTGATCATCACAAAATCGTAGCGATTAAAACACCATCATCGTTACCATTGTctcctccatcatcatcatcatcatcatcgtcgtcgtcatcatcatcatcatcatcgaaatCAGAACAAACGAAGAAACTAGAGAACGAGATCAATGTTATGTCGTCACTACCTAGTAACCAACACGTTTTGAGCTTTCTTGGCCATGCCGAGAAAAAGCTCATGGTCGTCGAGTACATGCCAAACGGATCACTACACCACTTATTACACGTGTCAGCTTCTCCTCTTCCCACTTGGCTTAAACGCATCGAAGTCGCTCTTCAGATCGCTCGTGCGGTTCACTTCCTCCACGGAAAAGGCGTCATCCACCGTGACATCAAATCAGAAAACATTTTGTTCGGTTCGAGTTGGGAAGCGAAGCTTGCTGATTTCGGACTCGCCGTCGATTTGGAAGAAGGTGATAAGATGAGACCGGCGCCGGCGGGAACTATCGGATACTTAGATCCGTGTTACACGTCACCGGAGAATCTTAGTACGAAGACTGACGTTTACAGTTACGGCGTTGTTTTGTTGGAGATATTTAGCTGTAGAAAAGCCATTGATGTCTCTCGTTCGCCGTCGTCGATAGTGGACTGGGCGGTTCCGTTGATCGACGGAGGGAGGATCGTAGAAATCTGCGGAAGAGGGGAAGGAGGAGGATCGGATGTTTTCCGGGGAATGAACGTTCGGTTGTTGAGGATAGCGGCGAGATGCGTTTCGGGAGACGTGGAATCACGTCCGTGTTTAGGGGAGATCACGGCGGAGATAGTGGCGTGTATGGCGGAACCGTTGAAGAGTTTGCCGTTGTGGATGAGCGTTTTGCGTCGGGTTGTTAGACTGAAACGGCGGAAAAAACGGTTGAGAGAAACGCTGACGTGGCCGGGTCAAACATGCCGGGTTTGGTGA